One segment of Metallosphaera cuprina Ar-4 DNA contains the following:
- the hxlB gene encoding 6-phospho-3-hexuloisomerase, with amino-acid sequence MYDIAEFIIRSVELISPEQTEKMIDTLEQFYERKDGKVLVMGAGRSGLVGRAFAMRLLHLGYNAYVLGETIVPAIRENDLAIAISGSGRTKLIVTAAEAARDAKARLIALTSYQDSPLGKLADVVVEIPGRTKYSQNEDYFARQILGITEPLAPLGTLFEDTTQVFLDGVVAELMVRLKKTEEDLRLVHANIEL; translated from the coding sequence ATGTACGATATAGCAGAATTCATTATTAGATCCGTAGAATTAATAAGTCCTGAACAAACAGAAAAAATGATAGACACATTAGAACAATTCTATGAAAGGAAGGATGGAAAAGTTTTAGTCATGGGGGCTGGAAGGAGCGGATTAGTTGGTAGAGCTTTCGCAATGAGGCTCCTTCATTTAGGATATAACGCTTACGTTTTAGGGGAAACCATTGTGCCAGCAATTAGAGAGAACGATTTAGCTATTGCAATATCGGGCTCAGGAAGGACTAAACTAATAGTTACTGCAGCTGAAGCTGCGAGAGACGCAAAAGCTCGTCTTATTGCCCTAACGAGTTATCAGGATAGTCCTTTAGGAAAACTAGCAGATGTGGTAGTTGAAATACCTGGAAGAACTAAATATTCACAAAATGAGGACTACTTCGCTAGACAGATATTAGGCATAACTGAACCGTTAGCTCCTTTAGGTACTCTCTTTGAGGACACGACTCAAGTGTTCCTTGATGGCGTAGTGGCAGAGCTAATGGTAAGACTGAAGAAAACAGAGGAGGACCTTAGGCTAGTTCACGCCAACATTGAACTCTAA
- a CDS encoding CBS domain-containing protein produces the protein MEEIVKDYMKTDVVSMEKNVTLREVTKMMTMKNVGSIIVTESGKPIGIITERDVVRAIGNDKSLDEKAGVIMTSSLITVREDSPITGALSLMRTYNIRHLPVVNQEGKLTGIISIRDIARALDDMFES, from the coding sequence ATGGAAGAAATAGTAAAAGATTACATGAAAACAGACGTAGTTTCAATGGAGAAAAACGTCACTTTAAGGGAGGTAACAAAAATGATGACAATGAAAAACGTTGGTTCAATAATAGTTACCGAATCTGGTAAACCAATAGGGATTATTACAGAGAGGGACGTAGTGAGAGCTATAGGAAACGATAAGAGCCTTGACGAGAAGGCAGGAGTTATAATGACGTCCTCTCTTATTACGGTTAGAGAGGATTCTCCCATAACTGGGGCACTAAGTTTAATGCGTACATATAACATAAGACATTTACCTGTGGTAAACCAGGAAGGTAAATTGACTGGGATAATTTCTATTAGGGATATAGCGAGAGCTCTAGATGACATGTTCGAATCTTAG
- a CDS encoding nucleotide-binding protein has product MIKISVLGIKEGIGKTTISLALAKELSKEGRTLLVDKTPSCGLWRKIGLDGDFACQGQLCFLKLFKRPFRIEELDEDSIKSKLISAYKERWDYVVIDNFSCAVPENPIIGLDVDSLPIFVTDPFNVRVTLEYSERFFRKYGLIINLTQREYKINKEISKLFQISVSIPVTEENDVGLFLLPLIADLKGRKQTLYE; this is encoded by the coding sequence TTGATTAAAATTAGCGTTTTAGGTATAAAGGAGGGCATAGGTAAGACCACTATATCGTTGGCGTTGGCTAAAGAGCTATCGAAAGAGGGCAGAACCTTACTCGTTGATAAAACCCCGAGTTGTGGGCTTTGGAGGAAGATAGGCCTGGATGGGGACTTCGCTTGTCAAGGACAACTATGTTTCCTCAAGTTATTTAAAAGGCCCTTTAGGATAGAAGAGTTGGATGAAGATAGCATCAAGTCGAAACTAATATCAGCGTACAAAGAAAGGTGGGATTATGTGGTCATAGATAATTTTTCCTGTGCCGTTCCAGAAAACCCAATTATAGGCTTAGACGTTGATTCATTACCAATCTTCGTTACTGATCCTTTCAACGTTCGTGTCACGCTGGAATACAGTGAAAGATTTTTTAGAAAATATGGCCTCATTATTAACTTAACTCAGAGAGAATATAAAATAAATAAAGAAATTAGTAAACTTTTTCAGATAAGTGTTTCAATACCTGTAACGGAAGAGAACGATGTTGGACTATTCCTTTTACCTCTCATTGCAGATCTGAAAGGGAGAAAACAAACTCTTTATGAGTAA
- a CDS encoding tRNA(Met) cytidine acetyltransferase TmcA, producing the protein MLRDDFLTKLKESLLDSKRRFYRNLVYIEKRDYLDDLRSVLSIYNETLNGDTRAYAFHPWVTGSKERFNSIKGLLGNVEDIDYSSSEYYLGKTYDLVVMDLVDNFQPNYLGRLTDLVRGGGLVVMYTDDLTKNKIFRNSIARNGEVYDYYERRFRRKLREHQGIFIIDESYTSIPFTGEVRPTTEKRPLKSIYFPKEIHDLCLTDEQDKVLEEFRIMYRGGKRILVLTAPRGRGKSAVTGLGIAAFIADSDRERRIVITAPSLASVSQIMEFAKRGLDVMNIPNEVEKSDMGIIRSVRGDRFSIVYVSPETAVGEDGDILVVDEAAAIGINLLAQYLNRWRKVVLVSTVYGYEGSGKAFLKYLKSVLEQKNAWTRWLTMSKPLRYAEGDPIESWLYDSLLLNAEITKPKTLDTAEYLTLDKESLFLDDAQLSQAYGILISAHYRNNPDDLMIMADGPHHILKGIRTNEGFISVAQISIEGNLSGSMIDLALKGGTFDGDLIPDRLLKHTRIREVGSMLGWRVVRIATVPELQDKGFGSYLLRMIVEDAKNLKVDWIGSSFMGDPKVLRFWTRNGFVPVHVSPRRNEKFGDFPVVVIRPLSEIAEKIVSIASFIFKEKLLNTLHDVYFNMTPEMSMLLLEASKSFKEVKLSMIHLAKLAAFLQGTSPYESSADSIHLLTLKYFWDGRREWKLDEELEKVLIAKVLQGMPWSYLNSTVGKSRTNSIEAIHEAINLLAKRYYNLDDSSYLGVSLSSLNDEFTTR; encoded by the coding sequence ATGTTACGGGACGATTTTCTGACAAAGTTAAAGGAGTCACTCCTGGATTCTAAAAGGAGGTTCTATAGGAACCTTGTATATATTGAGAAACGGGATTATTTAGACGACCTGAGGTCTGTCCTTTCGATTTATAATGAGACCCTTAATGGGGATACACGAGCTTACGCATTTCATCCTTGGGTTACTGGATCAAAGGAGAGGTTCAACTCTATAAAAGGCTTGTTAGGAAACGTAGAGGACATAGACTACTCTAGTTCTGAGTACTATTTGGGCAAAACGTACGACTTAGTGGTGATGGATCTAGTTGATAATTTTCAGCCGAATTATCTGGGCCGTCTTACGGACTTAGTTAGAGGTGGAGGACTAGTAGTTATGTATACTGACGACTTAACTAAGAATAAGATCTTTAGGAACTCGATAGCTAGGAACGGTGAGGTGTATGATTATTATGAGCGAAGATTTAGGAGGAAACTAAGAGAGCATCAAGGTATCTTTATTATAGACGAGAGTTACACATCAATCCCCTTTACGGGAGAGGTTAGGCCTACGACGGAGAAGAGACCTTTGAAGAGCATTTATTTTCCGAAGGAGATACATGATCTATGCCTCACGGACGAACAGGATAAGGTGCTTGAGGAGTTCAGGATAATGTATCGAGGAGGTAAAAGAATACTAGTTTTAACTGCCCCTAGAGGGAGGGGCAAGAGTGCAGTAACTGGTCTAGGGATAGCCGCTTTCATAGCTGATTCTGATAGAGAGAGAAGAATAGTTATTACAGCCCCTTCATTAGCCTCGGTCTCTCAAATAATGGAGTTCGCGAAGAGAGGTCTCGATGTCATGAATATCCCAAACGAAGTAGAGAAATCAGACATGGGGATAATTAGGTCAGTTAGGGGTGATAGGTTCTCTATCGTTTACGTCTCTCCTGAAACTGCTGTTGGTGAGGATGGGGACATTTTAGTTGTGGATGAGGCGGCCGCAATTGGGATCAACCTTTTAGCTCAATACTTAAACAGATGGAGGAAGGTAGTCTTAGTTTCCACCGTTTATGGCTATGAGGGATCTGGAAAGGCCTTCCTTAAGTACCTTAAAAGCGTTCTGGAGCAGAAGAACGCTTGGACTAGATGGCTTACGATGAGCAAACCTCTTAGGTACGCAGAAGGAGATCCAATAGAGAGTTGGTTATACGACTCTCTTCTTCTTAACGCTGAGATAACTAAGCCTAAGACTCTGGATACCGCTGAGTATCTAACGCTTGATAAGGAATCTCTGTTCCTCGATGACGCTCAACTCTCTCAAGCTTATGGTATTTTGATTTCAGCTCACTACAGGAACAACCCAGACGATCTTATGATAATGGCCGATGGACCTCATCACATCCTTAAGGGCATTAGGACAAATGAAGGCTTCATTTCGGTAGCGCAAATATCCATAGAAGGTAACTTATCTGGCTCTATGATAGACCTAGCTTTAAAGGGAGGTACTTTCGATGGGGATCTCATCCCAGACAGGTTATTGAAGCATACCAGGATTAGAGAAGTAGGATCAATGCTCGGATGGAGAGTAGTAAGGATAGCTACAGTACCAGAACTTCAAGATAAAGGGTTCGGAAGTTATCTGCTAAGAATGATAGTCGAGGACGCTAAGAATCTAAAAGTCGACTGGATAGGTTCCTCATTTATGGGAGATCCAAAAGTGCTTAGATTCTGGACTAGAAACGGCTTCGTTCCAGTTCACGTCTCCCCAAGAAGAAATGAGAAATTTGGTGATTTTCCTGTTGTCGTTATAAGGCCGCTCTCGGAAATAGCTGAAAAGATAGTTAGCATAGCCTCCTTCATCTTTAAGGAGAAACTGCTTAACACTCTCCATGATGTTTACTTTAACATGACACCCGAAATGAGTATGTTGCTCTTAGAGGCCTCTAAATCCTTTAAAGAGGTCAAATTGAGTATGATACACTTGGCCAAACTGGCCGCATTCCTTCAGGGAACGAGCCCTTACGAGTCTTCCGCAGATTCGATTCATCTCCTTACCCTAAAGTACTTTTGGGACGGTAGAAGGGAATGGAAATTAGACGAGGAATTAGAGAAAGTCCTGATAGCTAAAGTTTTGCAAGGCATGCCATGGTCATACCTTAACTCCACAGTGGGAAAGAGTAGAACTAACTCCATTGAAGCTATCCACGAAGCAATTAATCTCCTCGCAAAAAGATATTATAACTTAGATGACAGTTCTTACTTAGGCGTTTCGTTGAGCTCATTAAATGATGAGTTCACAACACGATGA
- the agl3 gene encoding UDP-sulfoquinovose synthase: MRVLILGIDGYIGWALALRLLAKGHEVAGIDNLSTRRFSEEVGSDSAFPLPSPKDRVNAVKKKLDASLDFIVGDAKDKKLLEDTISKFKPDVVVHFAEQRSAPFSMRDYNHAWYTLENNLKSTLSLLYAVSEIDPSIHILKMGTMGEYGTPNFDIPESAFVRAVINGKEDIIPTPKWGGSYYHWSKIFDTYLIMFKGMLSSLTVTDIMQGPVYGTKTEEIIDEELRTRFDFDETWGTVINRYCVEALLGLPITPYGKGKQTRGFISLEDSVEALRLLIENPPKQGEYRVVNQFAEIFNVYELAQIVKNAAVELGLKTEIRSVENPRIEKEEHYYNPEIKILPSLGFRPRKDVRGEVKIMIKDLIPYKERLERFKHVIMPKTRWR, translated from the coding sequence ATGAGAGTTTTAATATTAGGTATAGATGGTTACATTGGATGGGCCTTAGCTTTACGACTTCTGGCTAAAGGACATGAGGTGGCTGGGATAGATAACCTCTCTACGAGGAGATTTTCAGAGGAAGTTGGATCGGATTCGGCTTTTCCCCTGCCATCTCCTAAGGATAGAGTTAACGCAGTGAAAAAGAAATTGGACGCCAGTCTTGACTTCATCGTAGGTGATGCTAAGGATAAAAAATTACTTGAAGACACTATTTCAAAATTCAAACCGGATGTAGTTGTACATTTCGCAGAACAGAGATCGGCCCCATTTTCTATGAGAGACTATAACCACGCCTGGTACACGCTGGAGAACAACCTGAAATCAACATTAAGTTTACTTTACGCAGTGAGTGAAATAGATCCTTCAATACACATCCTAAAGATGGGAACTATGGGAGAGTATGGCACGCCTAACTTCGACATTCCAGAATCCGCTTTCGTTAGAGCCGTCATAAACGGAAAAGAGGACATTATACCAACACCTAAATGGGGTGGCTCTTACTATCACTGGAGTAAGATCTTTGACACTTACCTTATTATGTTTAAGGGAATGTTATCCAGTTTAACTGTTACCGATATAATGCAAGGTCCTGTTTACGGAACGAAGACGGAGGAAATCATTGATGAGGAACTGAGAACTAGATTCGATTTCGACGAGACCTGGGGTACAGTTATAAACAGATATTGCGTTGAGGCGTTACTTGGCCTTCCCATAACGCCTTATGGAAAAGGAAAGCAAACTAGAGGGTTCATATCGTTAGAAGACAGCGTTGAGGCGTTGAGGCTTTTAATAGAGAACCCACCTAAACAGGGAGAATATAGGGTTGTTAATCAGTTTGCAGAGATTTTCAATGTATATGAGCTGGCCCAGATAGTCAAGAATGCAGCTGTAGAGCTAGGCCTTAAAACCGAGATAAGAAGCGTAGAAAACCCTAGAATTGAGAAAGAGGAACACTATTACAATCCCGAAATAAAGATTCTTCCATCGCTTGGATTTAGGCCCAGGAAAGACGTTAGAGGAGAGGTCAAGATAATGATAAAAGATTTGATCCCTTATAAGGAGAGATTAGAGAGATTCAAGCACGTAATAATGCCCAAAACTAGGTGGAGATAA
- the htpX gene encoding zinc metalloprotease HtpX yields the protein MNIISIKLKLGMILLSLAVFVAGFALVYGVLGYFYGSFAPFVIVASLIFVALLNIIQWLIGPYLINAMYRAKEVTPDDPNYGWLVNLVNEVALYNKLSTPKVYIADVSFPNAFAYGSPIAGKRVTITLPLLRILNKDEIKAVLGHELGHLKHRDVELLLAIGLIPALIYWIGYSLMWSGIFGGGGQRNSSLYAWIIGIALLLVSFVFQFLMLGINRMRESYADLNSAKTIPNGAENLQRALAKITLTVDPRALEKYKDKNNVMKMLFFASSPQEDVYGNVDELIEHWKNEKVPWYADIVSDHPHPAKRIQMLEKLKYQV from the coding sequence ATGAACATTATATCAATTAAGCTTAAACTCGGGATGATTCTATTAAGTCTAGCCGTTTTTGTCGCCGGATTCGCTCTTGTGTATGGCGTACTAGGTTACTTCTATGGATCGTTTGCTCCTTTCGTTATAGTCGCGTCTCTAATTTTTGTTGCTCTTCTTAATATAATTCAATGGTTAATCGGACCTTATTTAATTAACGCTATGTATAGAGCTAAGGAGGTAACACCTGATGACCCTAATTACGGCTGGTTAGTTAATCTAGTAAATGAGGTGGCGCTATATAACAAGCTATCAACACCAAAAGTTTACATAGCTGATGTCTCCTTCCCTAACGCGTTCGCTTACGGAAGTCCAATAGCTGGAAAAAGAGTGACAATAACTCTACCATTATTGAGAATATTAAACAAGGATGAGATAAAAGCGGTATTAGGACATGAGCTAGGCCATCTGAAACATAGAGATGTAGAGCTTCTGCTAGCTATAGGCCTTATTCCGGCACTGATATACTGGATAGGTTATTCGCTGATGTGGAGTGGAATTTTTGGCGGAGGAGGTCAGAGGAACTCCTCGCTTTACGCTTGGATAATAGGAATAGCACTTTTACTAGTCAGTTTCGTGTTCCAATTCCTCATGCTGGGTATCAATAGAATGAGGGAATCATACGCTGATCTTAACTCCGCAAAGACTATACCTAATGGAGCGGAAAACCTTCAGAGAGCTTTAGCTAAGATAACGCTCACTGTAGATCCGAGAGCTCTCGAGAAGTATAAGGACAAGAACAACGTCATGAAGATGTTATTCTTTGCATCTTCGCCTCAGGAAGACGTTTATGGTAATGTGGATGAGCTAATCGAACACTGGAAAAATGAAAAGGTTCCATGGTATGCGGATATAGTAAGTGATCATCCACATCCTGCCAAGAGAATTCAGATGTTGGAGAAGCTGAAGTATCAGGTTTGA
- a CDS encoding nucleotidyltransferase family protein, with protein MKVNKAVITAAGKGSRMKYITSVLPKALLPLFKKEDGKFVMRPVIDLILDSLEAIGVNKQCIVVGNQGKLLIDYLSERGITFVTQNVPRGFGDAVLRAKDFVSNDPFVVHADDGVLTGGYVEAAKVFEENEPEAVLLVRRVLNPQRYGIVKAKENGEVMGHKLLKVEEAEEKPKFPKSDLGISAVYIFSSKIIKALEEVEVKEGELELTYGISNLINQGGEVYAILLESERWLNVGDPDNYFKALEFTYGKVQKH; from the coding sequence ATGAAAGTCAACAAAGCCGTTATCACAGCAGCAGGAAAAGGGAGTAGAATGAAATACATCACTTCAGTGTTGCCAAAAGCTCTACTTCCTCTTTTTAAAAAGGAAGATGGTAAGTTCGTTATGCGCCCAGTAATAGATCTAATACTAGATTCCCTTGAAGCGATAGGAGTGAACAAGCAGTGCATAGTTGTCGGTAACCAAGGTAAATTGCTCATTGACTATCTTTCAGAAAGAGGGATCACTTTCGTTACACAGAACGTTCCCAGAGGGTTTGGAGACGCCGTGTTGAGAGCCAAAGATTTCGTCTCAAACGATCCGTTTGTTGTTCACGCAGATGACGGTGTACTCACAGGAGGCTATGTTGAAGCTGCGAAGGTCTTTGAGGAGAACGAACCTGAGGCTGTACTCCTTGTAAGGAGAGTTTTAAACCCACAAAGATACGGTATCGTTAAGGCTAAAGAAAATGGTGAAGTAATGGGACACAAGCTCCTCAAAGTCGAGGAGGCAGAGGAGAAGCCCAAATTTCCCAAATCTGATCTTGGGATATCAGCAGTTTACATTTTTAGTAGTAAGATCATTAAGGCGTTAGAGGAAGTAGAAGTAAAGGAGGGTGAGCTAGAGCTAACTTACGGTATATCAAACCTCATTAATCAAGGAGGAGAAGTCTACGCTATACTTCTTGAGAGCGAGAGATGGCTTAACGTCGGCGATCCAGATAACTATTTTAAAGCTTTAGAGTTCACATACGGAAAAGTCCAAAAGCATTAA
- a CDS encoding class I fructose-bisphosphate aldolase, with product MTGLDIRLKRLFSRGKVFVVALDHGLVMGPLKGIENVVSVVKKMGNYPDALQMTPAMLRVVEENFYSRNSPMLIARLDTANVWRDARKYDQGYYSMVYEVKEAVRAGADAVVTYLVVGYGDDRIEGYNLEQLAKARREAEDYGLPFIIEPLFVRKEISDSVKDTTAVKYVSRLASEIGPDLLKVDYSGDKNGFASVVEASFSPILIRGGPKTSNDLDFLKMLRDAMDSGASGITVGRNLWQSQDPNLMAQAISKVVHESVPPEEAVKVIQKVNS from the coding sequence ATGACTGGTTTAGATATAAGACTTAAGAGATTGTTCTCTAGAGGAAAGGTCTTTGTAGTTGCCTTGGACCACGGACTTGTAATGGGGCCTTTGAAGGGAATCGAGAACGTTGTAAGCGTAGTGAAAAAGATGGGTAACTACCCTGATGCACTCCAAATGACTCCTGCAATGCTTAGGGTAGTGGAGGAGAACTTTTACTCCAGAAACTCACCTATGCTTATCGCAAGGCTCGACACGGCTAATGTGTGGAGAGACGCCAGAAAATATGACCAAGGATACTACTCCATGGTTTATGAAGTAAAGGAGGCAGTAAGAGCTGGCGCAGACGCTGTAGTTACTTACCTTGTTGTAGGATATGGCGACGATAGGATAGAAGGTTATAACCTTGAGCAACTGGCTAAAGCGAGAAGGGAAGCTGAAGATTACGGATTACCGTTCATAATAGAACCCTTATTTGTAAGGAAGGAGATATCAGACTCTGTAAAGGACACTACCGCCGTAAAATACGTTTCTAGGCTAGCCTCGGAAATAGGTCCGGATCTATTAAAGGTGGATTATAGTGGAGACAAAAATGGGTTTGCTTCAGTGGTTGAAGCTTCTTTCTCACCTATTCTCATTAGAGGGGGACCCAAGACATCTAACGACTTAGACTTCTTGAAGATGCTAAGAGATGCAATGGACTCTGGAGCTAGCGGGATTACGGTTGGAAGAAACCTATGGCAATCTCAAGATCCTAACCTAATGGCTCAGGCAATATCTAAGGTCGTTCATGAGAGCGTTCCTCCAGAGGAAGCAGTAAAGGTAATTCAAAAGGTAAATTCATAA
- a CDS encoding APC family permease encodes MKLNRGAISLKETYGQAMAVTAPLGSVVSTTTAAIAYAGYSVVFTTLLALLGSALWIYTLTSYTKKIASPGGFYTFGSSAWRKKSVSFFEALTEVFAYSLLNAVNALAIYLLVNTGLKVIGISSPWWLAPLTIALGLIYPTLISLTDIKKVLGYVVTISATAEAALLVVLFVISLFRPFYPEYFTPHDVSASNVALAFVLSMVSISGAGAASYLGEETKKPTKNITQGMWLALAIGGVAMFLGTYALVSLWNGSLSDLANSNQPIIYEMYRFGTIPMIAVLILAVNSLLASNIGTTIGSSRILFNLAREDAAPTFLKHSMKNGEPVVATLLIGGLSALFSAIFTMGLGISSAFTDVAAISGIFWLAGRIIDGIGVPFFYYRINQLSWNTILIPLIATAINSSGVILSLPLPDMFSTAMLIGLVSVTAVWYIAKGRKGKPGSLVVDENNQVITIEEYMNALKKKIPT; translated from the coding sequence ATGAAGCTAAACCGTGGAGCTATTTCTTTAAAAGAAACGTACGGGCAGGCAATGGCAGTTACGGCACCCCTAGGAAGTGTAGTTTCAACTACAACTGCAGCTATAGCATACGCTGGTTACTCTGTTGTATTTACTACCTTACTGGCACTTCTTGGCAGTGCCCTGTGGATATACACTCTCACAAGTTACACGAAGAAGATAGCCTCTCCTGGAGGATTTTATACGTTTGGTTCGAGCGCTTGGCGAAAGAAGTCCGTCTCTTTCTTTGAGGCTCTAACCGAGGTGTTCGCTTACTCGCTTCTTAACGCTGTGAATGCCCTAGCTATATATCTTCTAGTTAATACTGGGCTAAAGGTTATCGGAATCAGCTCGCCTTGGTGGTTAGCTCCATTAACTATAGCGTTGGGGTTAATCTATCCCACCCTAATATCCTTGACCGATATAAAGAAGGTTTTAGGTTATGTAGTGACAATCAGTGCTACGGCAGAAGCTGCCCTGCTTGTGGTGCTTTTCGTGATCTCCCTTTTCAGACCTTTTTATCCCGAGTACTTTACCCCGCATGACGTGAGCGCGAGCAATGTAGCGCTCGCTTTCGTACTCTCAATGGTTAGCATTTCGGGAGCTGGCGCAGCCTCTTATCTGGGTGAAGAGACAAAAAAACCAACTAAGAACATAACTCAAGGCATGTGGTTAGCTCTAGCAATAGGAGGTGTAGCTATGTTTTTAGGTACTTATGCGTTGGTATCTCTTTGGAACGGATCGCTCTCCGATCTAGCGAACTCAAATCAACCTATTATTTATGAAATGTATAGATTCGGAACCATCCCTATGATCGCAGTTCTAATTCTAGCCGTAAATAGCCTTCTAGCATCAAACATAGGGACTACAATAGGGTCCTCTAGGATACTTTTTAACCTAGCTAGAGAAGATGCGGCACCTACTTTCTTAAAGCACAGTATGAAAAACGGTGAACCGGTAGTTGCCACTTTACTTATTGGAGGGCTATCTGCTCTATTTTCTGCGATATTCACTATGGGTTTAGGAATCTCTAGTGCTTTTACTGACGTGGCAGCCATATCGGGAATCTTCTGGCTAGCCGGCAGAATAATAGATGGAATAGGAGTTCCCTTCTTCTATTATAGGATCAATCAATTGTCATGGAACACGATCTTAATACCTTTGATAGCTACAGCTATCAATAGTTCTGGAGTAATTCTATCTCTACCATTACCTGATATGTTCTCAACTGCCATGTTGATAGGTCTAGTTTCTGTAACAGCTGTATGGTACATAGCTAAAGGCAGGAAGGGCAAGCCAGGATCTCTAGTTGTGGACGAAAATAACCAGGTTATAACAATTGAAGAGTATATGAATGCCTTAAAGAAGAAAATCCCAACTTAA
- a CDS encoding MazG nucleotide pyrophosphohydrolase domain-containing protein, producing the protein MELNELQSRLKDMYFQKDKERGIYATFTWLTEEVGELAEALLQGDNKSIEEELADVIAWTISVANLTGVNVEEALKKKYGL; encoded by the coding sequence TTGGAATTGAATGAGTTACAATCCAGACTTAAGGACATGTACTTCCAAAAGGATAAGGAGAGAGGGATTTATGCAACCTTCACATGGCTGACTGAAGAGGTGGGAGAACTTGCAGAGGCTCTCCTTCAAGGCGACAATAAATCTATCGAGGAGGAGTTAGCAGATGTTATTGCCTGGACAATTTCAGTTGCTAACCTAACTGGTGTTAACGTAGAGGAGGCTTTAAAGAAGAAGTATGGATTGTGA
- a CDS encoding gamma-glutamyltransferase family protein, whose translation MPAAAGKKIVASQNYVASHVGAKILEEGGNAFDAAIAISAVLSVVVPHTSGLGGDGLLIARTPEGLLSFNSTGWAPKNIGSDRIEKRSPRSIVVPGLVDLWRMIEDYTTMDLRKLLDPAINLAVNGFYVGRALHHAIVSSEKLSPEWQQLYGDKRFGDLIKTRGLAEVLKKIARDPRSFYEGELAEELVKGLREKGSPMELEDFSQFKAEKVNLLKTDYKDYTVYEFPPNTQGITTLEILKMVDMTDINKLPYNDVRRINEHVRISSLAYEDRDQYVADPKYYPVPHFLLEKSFLTQRLMDVGMEAKVKPDGDTTFFVVADEENKIGMIQSVFQSFGSGIMVKDIVFNNRGDNFTEGRNKPEGRKRPLHTLSILYAEGRDEEIIIGCAGADLRPQIHSEVFEYYVDYMMEIDEAVNAPRFMFTGNKVIAESRLGTPSTKLEPFSPQVGIVQALKSKKGMHIGAADPRSEGTAIPV comes from the coding sequence ATGCCAGCGGCCGCGGGTAAAAAAATAGTAGCTTCTCAAAACTATGTCGCAAGTCATGTAGGTGCTAAAATCTTAGAGGAGGGAGGAAACGCGTTTGATGCAGCTATAGCAATAAGCGCAGTCCTCTCCGTGGTTGTTCCTCACACCAGTGGGCTGGGGGGAGACGGTCTCCTAATTGCGAGAACTCCAGAAGGGCTCTTGAGTTTCAATTCGACAGGATGGGCGCCAAAGAACATCGGAAGTGATAGGATAGAGAAGAGGAGCCCTAGGTCAATAGTAGTCCCTGGTTTGGTTGACCTTTGGAGAATGATAGAGGACTACACCACGATGGATTTGAGGAAATTATTAGATCCTGCTATAAACCTAGCTGTAAACGGGTTTTACGTAGGGAGAGCCCTACATCATGCTATCGTTAGTTCGGAAAAACTTAGTCCTGAATGGCAGCAATTATACGGAGATAAGAGGTTCGGAGACTTGATAAAGACTAGAGGCCTTGCTGAGGTGCTTAAAAAGATAGCTAGAGATCCTAGATCGTTCTATGAAGGTGAACTAGCTGAAGAGTTAGTTAAAGGACTAAGGGAGAAGGGATCGCCGATGGAATTGGAAGACTTTAGTCAGTTCAAAGCAGAGAAGGTTAACTTACTGAAGACTGATTACAAGGACTACACGGTTTACGAATTCCCTCCTAACACTCAGGGAATTACAACTTTGGAGATATTGAAAATGGTGGATATGACAGATATAAACAAGTTACCTTATAACGACGTTAGAAGGATAAACGAGCACGTTAGGATATCCTCCCTTGCCTATGAAGATAGAGATCAGTACGTAGCCGACCCAAAGTACTATCCTGTTCCGCATTTCCTGTTGGAAAAGAGCTTCCTAACGCAAAGGTTAATGGATGTTGGAATGGAGGCAAAGGTTAAACCAGATGGCGACACGACGTTCTTTGTAGTAGCTGATGAAGAGAATAAAATTGGAATGATACAGAGCGTTTTTCAGTCATTTGGATCTGGGATAATGGTCAAGGACATAGTTTTTAACAACAGGGGAGATAACTTCACAGAAGGTAGAAATAAGCCAGAAGGTAGGAAGAGACCCTTACATACCCTGTCTATACTTTACGCTGAGGGCAGAGATGAAGAGATCATTATAGGATGTGCAGGGGCTGATCTGAGGCCTCAAATTCACTCTGAGGTTTTTGAATACTACGTCGATTACATGATGGAAATAGATGAAGCGGTTAACGCTCCCAGGTTCATGTTCACTGGTAACAAAGTGATAGCCGAGAGTAGACTAGGTACACCATCTACTAAACTGGAGCCTTTCTCTCCCCAAGTGGGTATAGTCCAAGCATTGAAGAGCAAGAAAGGAATGCATATAGGAGCGGCAGATCCTAGAAGTGAGGGGACCGCGATACCAGTTTGA